One stretch of Streptomyces sp. A2-16 DNA includes these proteins:
- a CDS encoding class I SAM-dependent methyltransferase produces MGDAQHTYRYPGELRDVPGWFPPLDQMLFSWFLQRQEKPGDLLELGAYMGKSAILLGRHLRDGERFTVCDLFGGEAPDGANRAETTKSYASLTRQAFERNYLSFHDALPRVIEGPTSVVPGEVAPDTCRFVHIDASHLYEHVYGDIGAAREILLPDGIVVLDDFRSEHTPGVSVAVWEAVLNRDLRPICLSTQKLYATWGDPEPVQEELLAMLRERTDVGLSVQEAAGHRLVRARAQKMQAPSFPRSRHYVEPVAAPSPPPRPRRSPARRIAVDLLPPVVTRAVRKVRSR; encoded by the coding sequence ATGGGTGACGCACAGCACACGTACAGGTATCCCGGTGAACTCCGTGATGTGCCCGGATGGTTCCCGCCGCTCGACCAGATGCTGTTCAGCTGGTTCCTGCAGCGCCAGGAGAAACCCGGTGACCTGCTGGAACTGGGCGCGTACATGGGAAAGAGCGCGATCCTGCTCGGGCGGCATCTGCGGGACGGTGAGCGGTTCACGGTGTGCGACCTGTTCGGGGGCGAGGCACCGGACGGCGCCAACCGCGCGGAGACCACGAAGTCGTACGCCTCTCTCACCCGGCAGGCCTTCGAGCGGAACTACCTCTCCTTCCACGACGCCCTGCCGAGGGTGATCGAGGGGCCCACCTCGGTCGTCCCCGGCGAAGTGGCGCCGGACACCTGCCGGTTCGTCCACATCGACGCCTCGCACCTGTACGAGCACGTGTACGGCGACATCGGCGCCGCCCGCGAGATCCTGCTCCCCGACGGCATCGTCGTCCTGGACGACTTCCGCTCCGAGCACACCCCGGGCGTCTCGGTCGCCGTGTGGGAGGCGGTGCTCAACCGCGATCTGCGGCCGATCTGCCTCAGCACGCAGAAGCTGTACGCGACCTGGGGCGATCCCGAGCCGGTCCAGGAGGAGCTCCTTGCGATGCTGCGGGAGCGGACGGACGTGGGCCTGAGTGTGCAGGAGGCGGCCGGTCACCGGCTGGTGCGGGCGCGGGCGCAGAAGATGCAGGCGCCGTCGTTCCCGCGCTCCCGGCACTACGTGGAGCCGGTGGCCGCGCCGAGTCCTCCTCCGCGCCCGCGCCGCTCTCCGGCCCGCCGTATCGCCGTGGACCTGCTGCCGCCCGTGGTCACGCGCGCCGTGCGGAAGGTCAGGTCCCGGTAG
- a CDS encoding alpha-2,8-polysialyltransferase family protein, translated as MSPTGSRTTQIFCASTLYGAVTLAAAVDSGLFEEPERRVLLVFNNTATPEISVPLDAMPGFAPLRDHFDEVLSWNEAIRPFHPGSWTPRPDDIPLFERYLRLLWGLGDDRVELVLESIQVAPALTVAQIFTGAPVDVYADGLMSYGPTRNKLDPLVGTRVRRLLHLDLVAGLTPLLLTEFDVPPVVVPTSAFLKTMGELTAAVEELPPLPDNAALLLGQYLSALDILSPEEEEDLHVRMLKGAVAQGHRSVVFKPHPSAPARFSRVLEAEAERLGVDLTVLDTPVLAEVLFERARPALVVGCFSTALFTASALYDLPAARIGTELLLERLTPYQNSNRVPVVLADAVLPDLEGRGGQDAIPVDQLNALVTALGFTLQPQIHPSLRPAAERYLARHFGPRTRRYFRKKRLTALGLPGGIPGRLTFLPHNSTARRMVRRARALKKAVKR; from the coding sequence ATGTCCCCGACCGGTTCCCGTACGACCCAGATCTTCTGCGCCTCGACGCTGTACGGCGCGGTCACGCTGGCCGCCGCGGTCGACTCCGGCCTCTTCGAGGAGCCGGAGCGCCGGGTGCTGCTGGTGTTCAACAACACCGCGACGCCGGAGATCTCGGTGCCGCTGGACGCGATGCCGGGCTTCGCGCCGCTGCGCGACCACTTCGACGAGGTGCTCTCCTGGAACGAGGCCATCCGCCCCTTCCACCCGGGTTCTTGGACGCCCCGCCCGGACGACATCCCGCTCTTCGAACGCTATCTGCGCCTGCTGTGGGGCCTCGGCGACGACCGGGTCGAGCTGGTCCTGGAGTCCATCCAGGTCGCCCCCGCGCTCACCGTCGCCCAGATCTTCACCGGCGCCCCCGTCGACGTCTACGCCGACGGCCTGATGAGCTACGGCCCCACCCGCAACAAGCTCGACCCGCTGGTCGGCACGCGAGTGCGCCGCCTGCTGCACCTGGACCTGGTCGCGGGCCTCACGCCGCTGCTGCTGACCGAGTTCGACGTGCCGCCGGTCGTGGTGCCGACGTCCGCCTTCCTGAAGACCATGGGTGAACTGACCGCCGCCGTCGAGGAGTTGCCGCCGCTGCCGGACAACGCGGCACTGCTGCTCGGCCAGTACCTCTCCGCGCTGGACATCCTCTCCCCCGAGGAGGAGGAGGACCTGCACGTACGGATGCTGAAGGGGGCGGTCGCCCAGGGGCACCGCTCGGTCGTGTTCAAGCCCCACCCCAGCGCGCCGGCCCGTTTCAGCCGTGTCCTGGAGGCCGAGGCGGAGAGGCTCGGCGTGGACCTCACCGTCCTGGACACCCCGGTGCTCGCCGAGGTGCTGTTCGAGAGGGCCCGGCCCGCGCTGGTCGTCGGCTGCTTCTCCACCGCACTGTTCACGGCCTCCGCCCTCTACGACCTGCCGGCGGCCCGTATCGGCACGGAGCTGCTGCTCGAACGGCTGACGCCGTACCAGAACAGCAACCGGGTGCCGGTGGTGCTGGCCGACGCCGTGCTGCCGGACCTGGAGGGCCGAGGGGGGCAGGACGCGATTCCCGTGGACCAGCTCAACGCCCTGGTCACCGCGCTCGGCTTCACCCTGCAGCCGCAGATCCACCCGTCCCTGCGCCCGGCCGCGGAACGCTATCTCGCCCGGCACTTCGGCCCGCGCACCCGGCGCTACTTCCGGAAGAAGCGCCTGACCGCGCTGGGGCTGCCCGGGGGCATTCCGGGGCGGCTGACCTTCCTGCCGCACAACTCCACCGCGCGCCGGATGGTGCGGCGGGCGCGGGCGCTGAAGAAGGCTGTGAAGCGTTAG
- a CDS encoding acyltransferase: protein MTVRPAPDLPRRPEGPQSAPRPRENRLRALDGLRLVAALMVAAYHYGGRGGEITQSWGASAQRQFPTLHTYFSYGCLGVQVFFVISGFVICMSGWGRPLTSFFASRASRLLPAYWAAVLLVTAVFALPMVAQKALSPSDVMVNMTMLQMPLGVDRVLGVCWTLWAEVRFYVLFALCVVLPGASRRRVIMFCAGWTLAAAITQTAHQPLLDVVFMPEYASFFIGGVGLYLVHRDRRDVYAWGIVVVSFLIGQHYAVRSLWNVSDPNAFAHRSSLGIVLVVAFGFLAVAAIALGWLKWANWRWLTVAGALTYPFYLVHEHLGWVVIKVLHRDLGLPSAVTFALTIASMLALAWLLNRFVEDRLTPRLRTALNKTR, encoded by the coding sequence ATGACCGTCCGGCCGGCACCCGACCTGCCCCGGCGGCCGGAAGGGCCACAGTCCGCACCGCGCCCGCGGGAGAACCGGTTGCGGGCCCTGGACGGGCTGCGGCTGGTGGCCGCGCTGATGGTGGCCGCGTACCACTACGGCGGCCGCGGCGGCGAGATCACCCAGTCCTGGGGGGCCTCCGCCCAACGCCAGTTCCCGACGCTGCACACCTATTTCTCCTACGGCTGCCTCGGCGTCCAGGTCTTCTTCGTGATCAGCGGGTTCGTGATCTGCATGAGCGGCTGGGGCCGGCCCCTCACGTCGTTCTTCGCCTCCCGCGCCTCCCGGCTGCTGCCCGCCTACTGGGCCGCGGTTCTGCTGGTCACTGCGGTGTTCGCGTTGCCGATGGTCGCCCAGAAGGCGCTGTCGCCGAGCGACGTCATGGTGAACATGACGATGCTTCAGATGCCGCTGGGTGTCGACCGGGTGCTCGGCGTCTGCTGGACGCTGTGGGCGGAGGTCCGCTTCTACGTTCTGTTCGCGCTGTGCGTGGTCCTGCCCGGGGCCTCCCGGCGCCGGGTGATCATGTTCTGTGCGGGCTGGACGCTGGCGGCGGCGATCACGCAGACCGCGCACCAGCCGCTGCTCGACGTGGTGTTCATGCCGGAGTACGCCTCCTTCTTCATCGGCGGTGTCGGCCTCTACCTCGTCCACCGCGACCGGCGGGACGTGTACGCGTGGGGCATCGTGGTGGTCAGCTTCCTGATCGGGCAGCACTACGCGGTCCGGTCGCTGTGGAACGTGTCCGACCCCAACGCCTTCGCGCACCGCAGCTCGCTGGGCATCGTGCTGGTGGTCGCCTTCGGCTTCCTCGCGGTCGCGGCGATCGCGCTGGGCTGGCTGAAGTGGGCCAACTGGCGCTGGCTGACGGTGGCCGGGGCACTGACGTACCCCTTCTACCTGGTGCACGAGCACCTGGGCTGGGTGGTGATCAAGGTCCTCCACCGCGACCTGGGACTGCCGTCGGCCGTGACCTTCGCCCTGACGATCGCCTCGATGCTGGCGCTGGCCTGGCTGCTGAACCGCTTCGTCGAGGACCGGCTGACCCCGCGGCTGCGGACCGCGCTCAACAAGACGCGTTGA